Within the Chromobacterium paludis genome, the region TGTTCAGGAACTCGCTGGTCAAGGGCGGGATGATGATGCGCGCCGCCTGCGGCAACAGCACGTGGCGGTAAGTCTGGCCCAGCGAGAAGCCCATGGCCATGGCCGCGTTGCGCTGGCCGCGCGGCAGCGCCTCGATGCCGGTGCGCACCTGCTCCGCCACGCGCGCGGCGGTGAACAGGCCCAGGCAGACCACGACGGACAGGTATTGCGAGGTGGCCGGCGCCAGGTCCTGCTTGAACCAGACCTGCGCGCCCTGAGGCAGCAGGTCCGGCACCAGGAAGTACCAGACGAATAGCTGCACCAAGAGCGGCACATTGCGGAACAGTTCGACATAGGCGGTGGCCAGGGCGGCCAGGCCGCGATGCGGCAGCGTGCGCGCCACGCCGACCGCGGTGCCGACGACGAGCGCCACGATCCAGCCGGAAAGCGCCACGGCCAGGGTCCAGCCCAGGCCGGAGACGAACCAGTTCAGATAGATTTCGCTGCCGACGCCGGTGGGTTTGAAGAAGACTCCCCAGTCCCAGTGATAATTCATTGCAACCACTCCCAACCGCGCGGCCGGGGCGGCGGCGCGGCGATCAATGCTCCCCGCGGCGGCCGGATGGCGGCCGCGCAGGGTCAAACCGCCGCCCTGACGGGCGGCGCGACGGACAAAGCTTCAGGGCGGAGGCCGCATTGGCGGCCAGGCAGGTTACTCGGCCGGCTTGTCGGTCGGCTTGGCCAACAGCGCCTTCAGCTCGTCGGACATCGGGAAGTTCAGGTTCAGGCCCTTGGGCGGCACCGGGCTGGTGAACCATTTGGCGTAGATCTTGTTGATTTCGCCGGACTTGAAGGTTTTTTCCAGCGCGGTGTCCACCACCTTCTTGAAGGCCGGGTCGTCCTTGCGCAGCATGCAGCCGTAGATTTCATACGATTGCGACTTGCCGGTCACGGTCCAGTTGGACGGATTCTTGGCCTTGGCCATTTCGCCGTACAACAGCGCGTCGTCCATCATGAAGGCGACGGCGCGGCCGGATTCCAGCATCAAGAAGGATTCGCCGTGGTCCTTGGCCGAGATGATGTTCATGCCCATGTTCTTGCTGGCGTTCATGGACTTGATCAGGCGCTCGGAGGTGGTGCCGGCGGTGGTGACCACGTTCTTGCCCTTCAGGTCCGGAAAGTCTTTGACGCCGGAGTTCTTGGCGGTCAACAGGCGGGTGCCGATCTCGAAGATGCCGACCGAGAACGCCACTTGCTTGCCGCGCTCGGCGTTATTGGTGGTGGAGCCGCACTCCAGGTCCACCGTGCCGTTCTGCACCAGCGGGATGCGGTTCTGCGAGGTCACCAAGTTATAGCGCACCTGCAGATTGGGCATCTTCAATTCCTTCTTCACCTCGTCCACTACCTTGTTAGCCAGGTCCACGG harbors:
- a CDS encoding glutamate/aspartate ABC transporter substrate-binding protein, which translates into the protein MRIRASVVAGCTLAALAALATQSAAAAELTGTLKKIKDSGVIVLGNRDSSIPFSYYDNNQKPIGYSVDLANKVVDEVKKELKMPNLQVRYNLVTSQNRIPLVQNGTVDLECGSTTNNAERGKQVAFSVGIFEIGTRLLTAKNSGVKDFPDLKGKNVVTTAGTTSERLIKSMNASKNMGMNIISAKDHGESFLMLESGRAVAFMMDDALLYGEMAKAKNPSNWTVTGKSQSYEIYGCMLRKDDPAFKKVVDTALEKTFKSGEINKIYAKWFTSPVPPKGLNLNFPMSDELKALLAKPTDKPAE
- a CDS encoding amino acid ABC transporter permease, producing MNYHWDWGVFFKPTGVGSEIYLNWFVSGLGWTLAVALSGWIVALVVGTAVGVARTLPHRGLAALATAYVELFRNVPLLVQLFVWYFLVPDLLPQGAQVWFKQDLAPATSQYLSVVVCLGLFTAARVAEQVRTGIEALPRGQRNAAMAMGFSLGQTYRHVLLPQAARIIIPPLTSEFLNIIKNSSVASLIGLMELLAQTKQTAEFSANLFEAFTLSTIIYFTLNMSLMLMMNALEKKLRVPGMMGGK